The segment GGGCTGTAGACGATCACGCCGGTGCCGTGGTCGGCGCACCAGCGGATCGTCGTGTCGGCCTCGTCCCGCACGACGAGGTTGAGCTGGGGCTGGAAGGTGTCCACGTGGCGGACGGCCTCGCACCGCTCCAGCAGCTCGAGGTCGAAGTTGCTCACGCCGACGAAGCCGACCTTGCCCTCGTCGACCAGCGCGGCCATCGTCGACCACGACTCCTCGACCGGCGTGCCGTCCTGGGTCGGCCAGTGCACCTGGAGGAGGTCGATGCGCTCGACGCCGAGGCGCCGCAGCGAGTCCTCGCACTCCCGCCGGACCGACTCGGGGGCGAGGACGTTGCGCACGGTCCCCTCCGCCGGGTCGTCCCACACGAGACCGCACTTCGTGAACACGAGCGGCCGGTCCTGCTCGGGCAGCTGGCGGAGGGCCTCCCCCACCACCTCCTCGGCGTGGCCGAGGCCGTAGGCGGGCGCCGTGTCGACCCAGTTGATGCCGAGCTCGACGGCGTGGTGGATGGCGGCGATCGACTCCCGGTCGTCCTGCGGGCCCCAACCGCCCTGCCAGCCGCCGCCGCCGATGGCCCACGCCCCGAGGCCCACCCTGGTCAGTTCGAGCCCCGTCCGGCCCAGCACCTCCGTGGGTAGCGTCACTGCAACCCCCTGGGATGAACGCGCGTGGCCGGCCTGCCGGCCGGCGACCCCCGTCCTTCCCCGTCGCGGGGCGAGGAAACCGTCAGCCGTCGGTGCCGCTCGCCGCCGCCCCCCGGGCCGAGGCCGCCTCGACCCGGTCGAGGAACGACAGCACGGCCGCGTTGAACGCGCCGGCGTGCTCGATCATGAACCCGTGGGCCCCGCCGCGGACCACGACGAGCTCGGCGTTGGGCAG is part of the Acidimicrobiales bacterium genome and harbors:
- a CDS encoding aldo/keto reductase, with amino-acid sequence MTLPTEVLGRTGLELTRVGLGAWAIGGGGWQGGWGPQDDRESIAAIHHAVELGINWVDTAPAYGLGHAEEVVGEALRQLPEQDRPLVFTKCGLVWDDPAEGTVRNVLAPESVRRECEDSLRRLGVERIDLLQVHWPTQDGTPVEESWSTMAALVDEGKVGFVGVSNFDLELLERCEAVRHVDTFQPQLNLVVRDEADTTIRWCADHGTGVIVYSPMRSGLLTGRFSADRVAGLPEDDWRRVDPDFTTRLEANLALVEALGPVAERLGCSVAEVAIAWTLAWPGVTAAIVGARRPEQVDGWVGAADVRLGEEDLDEIAEAVKATGAGSGPVRP